The window TGCCAGGAGCAAAAATCCCTCCAGGTAACAAGAAGTTATGAGCAGCCAGAAAAGAACAGACAATTCCCCCGAACCCAGCCCCAGCCATCGCCAAAATAGACATCGCCAGGGTTTGCAGCGAAAGCGCGAATAGCTGACTCAACTGACTACCATCCGGTGGGAAAACATCCCGAACCACTCCGGCTAACAGTTCGGCAGTTCTGGGTGCCCACAGTTTGGAGAAGTCGGCTTGCACGTACCAGAAGGAGAAAATGATTAAAACAACCATAGCCAGAAACGACCCTCTGACAATTAAATCTCTCTGGTAATCAGGCTTCTTACCTCTCTTGAACTTTAGAACGTTCAAATCTAAGCGACTGGGTGCCCCCAAGCGGTGACGCAGCAGTGCACTCCAGAAATCCGTCAGTCCGTTTAAGGCAATCAGGGCAATCAGAAAAGTCCACACTTGCTCGTAGCGTAAGGACTGGAGACTGAGGAGAATTTGATAGCCTAGTCCACCCGCCCCAATAATCCCCAGCACGGCGGCAGAACGAATGGAACACTCAAACCGATAGAAACTGTAAGAAAGCAGATTGAGAAAGGCTTGGGGAATCAGCGTATAAGTGAAAGCGTTGAGGGGGGAGACACCACTATTGAGGAGTGCCATTAAGGGCTGGCGGGGTGTTTCGTCTAAAATCTCTGAGAAAACTTTAGCGGTGATCGCACCAAAGGGAATGGCGATCGCTAAAACGGCAACCAATGGGTCGAGACCCAAAATATTAATCAAGAACAATCCCCAAATTAATTCGTGAATCGCTCTCGGAAGGGCTAGAACCGCTCTAATTCCTAGCCAGGAAGCTTGACTCATAACACCCGAACCCTGGTTTCTGAACCGAGCTACAGACTGCCACCACACCTGAGAAGACAGAACGCCACCCACCAAACCGATCAGCAAGCTAAAAAAGGTGCCACACACGGCAAAGGCTAAGGTTTTGAGGGTCGAATCGAATGTGAGCTGAAGTATTTCCCGGCTAAGATCGGGATGAATCGCAGCAACGAGAAAGCGCCCGACGAGAGTCCAGCCCCCAACGTTGAGCAACTCGCGATCGAATAGACCTGCTGCATGTAACGACCAGACCAGAGACGCTACCAACAACAAAGCCCACAAGCTTCTGGTGTTGAGCGGTGAAGGGCGCTGTGGCAGGGCAGGAAATTGGCGATGTGGAGTATTTCTCATATCAAACCCAAGGACGCTCTCTTGCTGCCAGGGATGTAGCGTAGATCAGGCTTTTTTAGGCAGGCAATAGCATCTAGATGCTTCGAGTACAGGCTGGCAGAAATTATTTACCAGCTTACAAGCGGTTAAACCCCTTAGGCTCCAAGAATTTTGACTGAACCTTTCGTGGCTCTCACACTAATGATTTTGACCGGACGCGACGTGGCACTAGGCAGAAAAAAAAAGCCCCAGGTAATGGAGGAGGTAAAGCCCATGATTACCCGAGGAAGACTCAAACCTATTGGACACAGTCCGCAGTGTTTACACTGTAATACGGATCTGTCTTACAGGTCAATAGGTGTGTTACATATTTATGGAAAAAAGTTATAGGGGCTGATACCCCTTTCTTTTTCAACGAAGGAATGAGGGTTAGAAGCATTTTTGTAAAGAAAAGTTTCGGTTCCTCTCATAAAGCACTATAGCGGTTTTTGGTAACCTGTACCACAAGCGACGGCACGATAGTATGGCAGAAAGCAGAAGAGAGAAGTAAGCTGCTGTCAAGAATTCACAGTGATGGGGAATTCAGGCTATATAAGTCCTCAATCATCGTTGGGGAGAGGGATTCAGCCGATGTATCAAATAAAATACGTCCTTGCCGCAAACCAATGATGCGTTGATAATGGCTACGGGCAAACTCGATCGCATGGAGACTTGTAACCAACGTTTTGCCCGTTTCGTGGCTCAGATGGCGCAACAAGTCCATAATCTCACGCGATCGCTCTGGGTCAAGGCTCGAAATCGGTTCATCCGCTAAAATAGCCATCGGGTTTTGCACGAGGACACGGGCGATCGCCACTCGTTGCTGTTGACCGCCAGAAAGTTGATCGGTGCGAGAATAAAGTTTTTCTAGAATCCCTACTTGTGATAAAGCTTGTGCCGCCGTTTCCACTTCCTGAGGCCAGATCAGAGACAGGGCGG of the Allocoleopsis franciscana PCC 7113 genome contains:
- a CDS encoding PhnE/PtxC family ABC transporter permease, translated to MRNTPHRQFPALPQRPSPLNTRSLWALLLVASLVWSLHAAGLFDRELLNVGGWTLVGRFLVAAIHPDLSREILQLTFDSTLKTLAFAVCGTFFSLLIGLVGGVLSSQVWWQSVARFRNQGSGVMSQASWLGIRAVLALPRAIHELIWGLFLINILGLDPLVAVLAIAIPFGAITAKVFSEILDETPRQPLMALLNSGVSPLNAFTYTLIPQAFLNLLSYSFYRFECSIRSAAVLGIIGAGGLGYQILLSLQSLRYEQVWTFLIALIALNGLTDFWSALLRHRLGAPSRLDLNVLKFKRGKKPDYQRDLIVRGSFLAMVVLIIFSFWYVQADFSKLWAPRTAELLAGVVRDVFPPDGSQLSQLFALSLQTLAMSILAMAGAGFGGIVCSFLAAHNFLLPGGIFAPGNSSSRGLGGQNHGWGTVVLIFTRFLLLVARAVPEPIWALLFLFVLFPGILPGAIALGLHNFGILGRLMAEVTENLDERPLRSLKALGATPAQVFLYAVLPLTLPRFIAYILYRWEVCIRATVIVGLVGAGGLGRLLTEQLSSFDYKGLLTTLIVFLGLTFAVDLISAAVRRAVR
- a CDS encoding phosphonate ABC transporter ATP-binding protein, with the translated sequence MDGNLSRTINSATPIFELKNVTQRFGHFQSLTDINLKIQPGERVALVGSSGAGKSTLISLLNGTLLPTSGEVWVLDRNLAQLRPKLQRQVQRQIGTVYQQFHLVDNLRVIHNVNAGHLGRWSFFKAALSLIWPQEVETAAQALSQVGILEKLYSRTDQLSGGQQQRVAIARVLVQNPMAILADEPISSLDPERSREIMDLLRHLSHETGKTLVTSLHAIEFARSHYQRIIGLRQGRILFDTSAESLSPTMIEDLYSLNSPSL